One window of the Candidatus Jettenia sp. genome contains the following:
- the lnt gene encoding apolipoprotein N-acyltransferase encodes MHTTNFLKVFILSFLTIILLCLSFPPADLGYSAWIALVPWFILIRTEEKYVYLSALFTGAVFFFIQLSWLRHVTIIAWVLLSLYCSAYFVLFTLCTRFIIFKLRWPLVIVAPCLWTALEFIRSFFLSGFPWFFIGHTQYTYLPLIQISDIAGVYGVSFIIITVNACIADFIIYRFIKRNEIIPFPDRKFLFFSLIGIFPLVLLTATVFYGLYWLKNYKPQEGPVVCMVQGNIPQDLKFEPTEEDQIDILKKYSGLSMSMKGKVIDLLVWPETMAPGLLNIDPKLTGRKIDMLTQITAMQLAQDLNTNLLLGAIALILDGKEQRYFNSAYYYNKEGKFIDRYDKIHLVPFGEFTPLKEYFPFLAGMVPYEIGLTHGQRRVLFRLDTEKNGNFTFGSSICYEDTVPSLIRKFKKDGADFMLNITNDGWFRDSAELDQHLAIMVFRAIENRICMARAANTGISSFVAPDGTIYARLTDQKGRYREISGTLTDSIKLIEKQNTIYTNCGDWFSILCATASGIMLLLSPFKKTLSP; translated from the coding sequence TTGCATACAACAAATTTTTTAAAAGTCTTTATCCTTTCCTTTCTCACTATCATTCTCTTATGCCTCTCCTTTCCACCGGCAGACTTGGGTTATTCAGCATGGATTGCCCTTGTGCCATGGTTCATTCTTATCCGAACTGAGGAAAAATACGTTTATCTTAGCGCCTTGTTTACCGGTGCAGTATTCTTCTTTATTCAGCTTTCATGGCTACGCCATGTCACCATTATTGCCTGGGTCTTACTCAGTTTATACTGTTCTGCATATTTTGTCCTTTTTACACTCTGTACCCGGTTCATTATCTTTAAGCTGAGATGGCCGCTTGTTATTGTCGCACCCTGCTTATGGACTGCATTGGAATTTATACGATCATTTTTTCTTTCGGGGTTTCCGTGGTTCTTTATCGGGCATACCCAATATACCTATCTACCACTCATACAAATCTCTGATATTGCGGGTGTCTATGGAGTTTCTTTCATCATCATTACGGTAAATGCATGTATTGCAGATTTTATAATCTATCGCTTTATTAAGCGCAATGAAATAATCCCTTTCCCAGACCGGAAATTTCTCTTTTTTAGTCTGATCGGTATCTTCCCTTTAGTATTATTAACAGCCACCGTGTTTTATGGTCTTTATTGGCTTAAGAATTATAAACCACAAGAAGGCCCTGTTGTATGTATGGTGCAAGGGAATATACCTCAGGATTTAAAATTTGAACCTACAGAGGAAGATCAGATTGATATTTTAAAAAAGTATTCCGGTTTATCAATGAGCATGAAAGGCAAGGTGATCGATCTCCTGGTATGGCCAGAGACTATGGCTCCGGGCTTACTCAATATTGACCCCAAACTCACAGGAAGAAAGATTGACATGTTAACACAGATTACTGCTATGCAACTAGCGCAGGATTTAAATACCAATTTGCTTTTAGGAGCTATTGCATTAATCCTTGATGGAAAAGAGCAACGGTATTTTAATAGTGCCTATTACTATAATAAGGAAGGAAAATTCATAGATCGCTATGATAAGATCCATCTCGTGCCGTTTGGAGAATTTACTCCACTGAAAGAGTATTTCCCGTTCCTTGCCGGCATGGTACCTTACGAAATTGGGTTAACCCATGGCCAAAGGCGGGTATTATTTCGTTTAGATACAGAAAAGAATGGGAATTTTACCTTTGGTTCATCCATCTGCTATGAGGACACGGTACCCTCTTTAATACGAAAGTTCAAGAAGGATGGCGCCGATTTTATGCTAAACATAACAAATGACGGTTGGTTTCGAGACAGTGCAGAGCTTGACCAACATCTCGCCATCATGGTATTTCGGGCAATCGAAAACCGTATTTGCATGGCACGCGCAGCTAATACCGGAATATCTTCTTTTGTAGCACCTGACGGTACTATTTATGCTAGATTAACAGATCAAAAAGGAAGGTATAGAGAAATAAGTGGCACACTTACAGATTCTATAAAATTAATAGAAAAACAGAATACTATCTATACGAATTGTGGTGATTGGTTTTCAATCCTTTGTGCAACAGCATCAGGCATCATGCTTTTACTCTCTCCTTTCAAAAAGACACTTTCCCCTTGA